A window of the Bacteroides thetaiotaomicron VPI-5482 genome harbors these coding sequences:
- a CDS encoding DUF4294 domain-containing protein, giving the protein MMAFAMVCSSKMQAQDKQSINGYLVPMCIYNGDTIPCVQLRTVYIFRPLKFKNEKERLEYYRLVRNVKKVYPISKEINQAIIETYEYLQTLPNEKARQKHLKRVEKGLKEQYTARMKKLSFTQGKLLIKLIDRQSNSTSYELVKAFMGPFKAGFYQTFAALFGASLKKEYDPLGEDKLTERVVLLVENGQI; this is encoded by the coding sequence ATGATGGCGTTTGCTATGGTCTGTTCATCGAAGATGCAGGCACAGGACAAGCAAAGCATCAACGGATACTTGGTTCCAATGTGTATCTACAACGGAGATACCATTCCATGTGTCCAGTTAAGGACTGTTTATATCTTCCGCCCGCTAAAATTCAAAAACGAAAAAGAACGGCTGGAATACTACCGGCTGGTACGTAACGTAAAGAAGGTATATCCTATCTCCAAAGAAATTAACCAGGCTATTATTGAAACTTACGAGTATCTTCAGACATTACCCAACGAGAAGGCTCGCCAAAAACATCTCAAACGGGTGGAAAAAGGACTGAAGGAACAATATACCGCACGGATGAAGAAACTCTCTTTTACACAAGGCAAACTCTTGATTAAATTGATAGACCGCCAAAGTAATTCCACCAGTTATGAACTGGTGAAAGCTTTTATGGGACCTTTCAAAGCAGGATTCTATCAGACATTTGCCGCACTGTTCGGTGCCAGTCTGAAAAAGGAATATGATCCGTTGGGAGAAGATAAACTGACGGAAAGAGTTGTGCTGCTGGTAGAGAACGGACAAATCTGA
- a CDS encoding glycerophosphodiester phosphodiesterase family protein has translation MKNQKSTLLLIIYCLSTCIVTAQQHVETIKNTFLNPKSNKVLVVAHRGNWRSAPENSTAAIDSAIAMKVDIVEIDIQKTKDGQLILMHDNTLDRTTTGKGEIKNWTLADIKKLKLKDKDGKVTNYVVPTLEEALLTAKGKIMVNLDKAYDIFDDVYAILEKTETQNQVIMKGGQPIETVKREFGSYLDKVLYMPVIDLGNKEAEKIITDYLKELRPAAFEIIYSDPKNPLPPKIKQLLFKKSLIWYNTLWGSLAGNHDDNLALTDPEKSYGYLIEQLGARILQTDQPAYLLDYLRKKGWHN, from the coding sequence ATGAAAAATCAAAAATCAACTCTATTATTAATTATCTATTGTTTATCAACCTGCATAGTAACGGCACAACAACATGTAGAAACAATTAAAAATACTTTCTTAAATCCAAAATCAAACAAAGTGTTAGTTGTTGCTCATCGGGGAAATTGGCGTAGCGCACCGGAAAATTCAACTGCTGCTATTGACAGCGCCATTGCTATGAAAGTAGATATTGTAGAAATTGACATTCAAAAAACAAAAGATGGACAACTGATTCTAATGCATGATAATACACTAGATCGTACTACCACTGGAAAAGGAGAAATTAAAAACTGGACTCTGGCAGATATAAAAAAGTTAAAATTGAAAGATAAGGATGGAAAAGTAACAAATTATGTTGTGCCCACTTTAGAAGAAGCTTTGTTAACAGCAAAAGGAAAAATCATGGTTAATTTGGACAAAGCATATGACATTTTTGACGATGTATATGCTATATTGGAAAAAACCGAAACCCAAAATCAAGTAATCATGAAAGGAGGACAGCCTATAGAAACTGTCAAACGAGAATTTGGTTCTTATTTGGATAAAGTTTTATATATGCCAGTAATAGATTTAGGTAACAAAGAAGCTGAGAAAATAATCACAGACTATTTGAAAGAATTACGTCCTGCTGCTTTCGAAATTATTTATTCAGACCCCAAAAATCCGCTTCCTCCAAAAATAAAACAATTACTTTTTAAGAAAAGTTTGATTTGGTATAACACATTATGGGGATCACTTGCAGGAAATCATGATGATAATCTTGCACTGACCGATCCGGAAAAAAGCTACGGTTATCTGATCGAACAGCTAGGAGCCCGGATTTTACAAACAGATCAACCTGCTTATTTGCTCGATTATTTAAGAAAAAAAGGTTGGCACAATTAA
- a CDS encoding RNA methyltransferase, which produces MRKLKITELNRISAEEFKQAEKLPLVVVLDDIRSLHNIGSVFRTSDAFRIECIYLCGITATPPHPEMHKTALGAEFTVDWKYVNNAVDAVDNLRKEGYIVYSIEQAEGSIMLDRLELDKTKKYAIVMGNEVKGVQQEVIDHSDGCIEIPQYGTKHSLNVSVTTGIVIWDLFKKLR; this is translated from the coding sequence ATGCGAAAACTGAAAATAACAGAGCTGAACCGTATCAGTGCCGAAGAGTTTAAACAAGCAGAAAAACTGCCTCTGGTGGTAGTGCTGGATGATATTCGTAGCCTGCATAATATAGGTTCGGTATTCCGCACGTCGGATGCTTTCCGTATCGAGTGTATCTATCTGTGTGGAATAACGGCCACCCCTCCCCACCCCGAAATGCATAAGACGGCTTTGGGCGCAGAGTTCACTGTTGACTGGAAGTATGTTAATAACGCTGTTGATGCTGTTGATAACCTCCGTAAAGAAGGATATATTGTTTATTCGATAGAACAGGCGGAAGGCAGCATTATGCTGGATCGACTCGAACTGGACAAGACGAAGAAGTACGCTATCGTAATGGGAAATGAAGTGAAAGGGGTGCAACAGGAAGTGATTGATCATTCGGATGGTTGTATCGAGATTCCCCAATATGGTACCAAGCATTCTCTGAACGTGTCTGTAACAACGGGCATTGTCATCTGGGATTTGTTCAAAAAGCTGCGTTGA
- a CDS encoding radical SAM protein, whose amino-acid sequence MTIIFPSPIFGPVHSRRLGVSLGINLLPEDGKVCSFDCIYCECGFNADHRPKKHLPTREEVRIALEEKLKDMQKNGPAPDVLTFAGNGEPTAHPHFPEIIEDTLALRDHYFPNAKVSVLSNSTFIDRPAVFDALNKIDNNILKLDTVNEEYIHLLDRPNGKYSVRKIIEKMKEFKGNCIVQTMFLKGSYLGKDMNNTSDEFVLPWLEAVKEIAPSQVMIYTIDRETPDHDLQKATHEELDRIVELIKRTGIPATASY is encoded by the coding sequence ATGACTATTATTTTTCCTTCACCCATCTTCGGCCCTGTTCATTCCCGCCGCTTAGGTGTATCTTTGGGAATTAACTTATTGCCGGAAGACGGCAAAGTCTGCTCGTTCGACTGCATTTACTGCGAATGCGGCTTTAATGCCGACCATCGTCCGAAGAAGCATCTGCCCACTCGTGAAGAAGTGCGCATCGCCCTGGAAGAAAAGCTGAAAGATATGCAGAAGAACGGTCCCGCCCCCGATGTACTCACATTTGCCGGAAACGGTGAACCGACTGCCCACCCTCATTTTCCGGAAATTATAGAAGATACACTGGCACTTCGTGACCACTATTTCCCGAATGCAAAAGTAAGTGTATTGAGCAATTCTACCTTCATCGACCGTCCTGCGGTATTCGATGCATTGAACAAGATAGATAATAATATCCTGAAGCTGGATACAGTGAACGAAGAATACATTCATCTCCTGGATCGTCCCAACGGGAAATATTCCGTAAGGAAGATCATCGAAAAGATGAAAGAATTCAAAGGAAATTGTATTGTTCAGACTATGTTTCTGAAAGGTAGTTACCTTGGAAAAGATATGAATAATACATCCGATGAGTTTGTGCTCCCCTGGCTGGAAGCAGTCAAGGAGATAGCTCCCAGTCAGGTGATGATCTATACGATTGATAGGGAAACTCCCGACCATGATCTGCAGAAAGCCACTCATGAAGAACTGGACCGGATTGTAGAATTGATAAAGCGAACGGGAATTCCGGCAACAGCGTCCTATTGA
- a CDS encoding glycoside hydrolase family 97 protein, with translation MDKKKISYLILLCLFSLSCTLQAEKYETVSPNGKLKIKLKIDKGTQYEVWYDNTQLILPSPIGLHLADGRVIGNGSVKSAKKRKVNQTIDVLVGKNKELQDAYNELTVSFNDSCDLVVRAYDEGVAYHFVTRLNGEITIISEDAIFNFASTPTIYYPECDANYSGETDQSGRTHQVHQGYRNFERLYKVYKGPLEIPYERFAVSPVLYEYPDSPYKVVITESNTYDYPALYMESNGYNSMRGKWANYPKETIDSDPSNPYYWYSNHLVVTRENYIAKTDGNRSFPWRVIIVSEDDKSLLNNELVYKLADPCRLTDTSWIQPGKSAWEWWHKAVLEGVDFPSGNKQLSPQLYKYYVDWASKNHIEYMTLDAGWSEDYIKELCSYAKERNVKIIVWTWASCARENPSDWIAKMHSYGVSGAKIDFFERNDQIAMRWGKEFAERLAEKQMVAIFHGCPVPTGLHRTYPNILNYEAVRGAECNFWEKTLTPEYHTRFPFIRLLAGPADYTPGSMRSVTQDEFRPMDIDNTPPMSMGTRSHELSMFVIYDQWMAYLCDSPTEYNKYPDVLDFLSKVPAVWDKTLPLQAKLSEYIVTAKQKGNDWYVGGMTNWDARSTEVNLSFLKDNVSYQATIFKDAPNSYEQPKEYMVEKRTVDSKTILNINMAKGGGFVIRLEAEN, from the coding sequence ATGGATAAGAAAAAAATCAGTTATTTAATACTCCTTTGTTTATTCTCTTTAAGCTGCACGCTACAGGCAGAGAAATATGAAACGGTTTCTCCTAACGGAAAACTGAAGATTAAACTGAAAATAGACAAAGGTACCCAATACGAAGTATGGTACGATAATACACAACTTATACTTCCTTCTCCCATCGGATTACATCTGGCGGACGGCAGAGTAATCGGCAACGGAAGTGTAAAGTCGGCAAAGAAAAGAAAGGTGAACCAGACTATCGACGTCCTTGTTGGTAAAAACAAAGAATTACAGGATGCTTATAATGAACTTACCGTTTCTTTCAATGACAGTTGCGACCTTGTAGTACGTGCTTATGATGAAGGAGTGGCCTATCATTTCGTCACCCGTCTCAACGGAGAAATTACAATCATCAGTGAAGATGCCATTTTCAACTTTGCTTCCACCCCAACCATCTATTATCCGGAATGCGATGCTAATTATTCCGGCGAAACGGATCAATCCGGACGTACCCATCAGGTACATCAAGGATATAGAAACTTTGAAAGACTCTATAAAGTCTACAAAGGTCCGTTGGAAATTCCTTACGAACGTTTTGCTGTTTCTCCGGTATTATACGAATATCCCGATTCTCCTTATAAAGTGGTCATAACGGAATCAAATACCTATGATTATCCGGCTCTGTATATGGAATCCAACGGCTACAACTCCATGCGCGGAAAATGGGCTAATTACCCAAAAGAAACAATAGACTCCGATCCTTCCAATCCTTACTACTGGTATTCCAATCATTTGGTTGTTACCAGAGAGAATTACATCGCAAAGACTGATGGAAACCGTAGTTTTCCGTGGCGTGTCATCATCGTTTCGGAAGATGACAAATCATTATTGAACAACGAACTGGTATACAAACTGGCCGATCCTTGCCGTCTGACCGATACTTCCTGGATCCAACCGGGAAAGAGTGCATGGGAATGGTGGCACAAAGCCGTTTTGGAAGGTGTTGACTTCCCCAGTGGAAACAAGCAGCTTTCTCCCCAGTTATATAAATACTACGTAGACTGGGCTTCAAAGAATCATATCGAATATATGACCTTGGATGCCGGATGGTCCGAAGATTACATCAAAGAACTATGCTCATACGCCAAAGAAAGGAATGTGAAGATTATCGTCTGGACATGGGCTAGTTGCGCCAGAGAGAATCCGAGCGACTGGATCGCTAAAATGCACAGCTACGGTGTATCCGGAGCAAAGATCGACTTTTTCGAACGGAATGACCAGATAGCCATGCGATGGGGAAAAGAATTTGCAGAACGTCTGGCCGAAAAGCAAATGGTAGCTATTTTCCACGGTTGCCCGGTCCCTACCGGATTGCATCGCACGTATCCCAATATACTGAACTATGAAGCAGTAAGAGGAGCGGAATGTAACTTTTGGGAAAAGACGTTGACTCCCGAATATCACACTCGTTTTCCTTTCATCCGCCTGTTGGCAGGACCGGCAGATTATACTCCGGGATCCATGAGAAGTGTCACTCAGGATGAATTCAGACCGATGGATATAGATAATACTCCGCCCATGAGCATGGGAACACGTTCGCATGAATTGTCCATGTTTGTCATTTACGACCAATGGATGGCTTATTTATGTGACTCACCCACTGAATACAATAAATATCCGGATGTACTCGACTTCCTTTCCAAAGTTCCCGCAGTTTGGGATAAGACCTTGCCATTGCAAGCAAAATTAAGCGAATACATCGTGACAGCCAAACAAAAAGGCAATGACTGGTATGTGGGCGGAATGACCAACTGGGATGCCCGTTCTACAGAAGTGAACCTCAGCTTCCTGAAAGACAATGTCTCCTATCAGGCAACTATCTTTAAAGACGCTCCGAACTCCTACGAGCAACCTAAAGAATACATGGTAGAGAAAAGAACAGTGGATAGTAAAACCATATTGAATATAAATATGGCAAAAGGCGGTGGATTCGTTATTCGTTTGGAAGCAGAAAACTAA
- a CDS encoding helix-hairpin-helix domain-containing protein, with the protein MKTTQLFRLISIINSLFIIPACSAQNPSQSLIEDIFEDLSVNNSVDNAVNEPNWENELEELSVRLHEPVDLNRATRQQLEQFPFLSDIQIEHLLAYIYVHGQMETLYELQLIEDMDRQTIQYLLPFVCIKAINNESSFRWKTMLKSAMKYGKNEVLTRIDIPFYKRKGYEHTYLGPSVYNSVKYAFRYRDQLYAGLVAEKDAGEPFLALHNRQGYDYYSFYLLFKDCGRLKTLAVGNYRLSFGQGLVISTDYLLGKTVYASSFNTRSGGIRKHSSTDETNYFRGAAATVSITKQWSVSGFYSHRSLDGVLTDGEITSIYKTGLHRSQKEADKKNVFTMQLTGGNVSYQQNRIRLGITGIYYVFNRPYEPQLTGYSQYNIHGNQFYNLGIDYAYRWHRFSFQGETAMGKQGSATLNRFQYSPVEGTQLMIVQRYYSYNYWAMFAHSFGEGSAVQNEQGYYLGVETSPFRYWHILASFDLFSFPWKKYRISKPSRGMDGLLQATFTPHNNLTMYLKYRYKQKERDLTGSKENLTLPIFHHQLRYRLNYFYGDVFSCRTTLDYNHFHSQDRAASKGYQVTQMMSSQLPWTRLFADVQGSYFSTDDYDSRVYVSEKGLLYTFYTPSFQGRGFRCAVRLRYEPNEHWMFITKFGETVYLDRNEIGSGNDLILGNKKADVQMQLRIKF; encoded by the coding sequence ATGAAAACTACTCAACTATTTCGGTTGATAAGTATTATAAACAGCCTGTTCATTATTCCTGCTTGTAGTGCTCAAAACCCTTCTCAAAGTCTTATAGAAGATATTTTTGAAGATTTATCTGTTAATAATAGTGTTGATAATGCTGTTAATGAACCCAACTGGGAGAATGAACTGGAAGAATTGTCCGTCCGCCTTCACGAACCTGTAGATTTAAACCGGGCTACCCGTCAACAACTGGAACAATTTCCTTTTCTCAGTGATATTCAGATTGAACATCTGCTGGCCTATATATACGTGCATGGGCAGATGGAAACACTTTATGAACTTCAGTTAATAGAGGATATGGACAGGCAGACTATTCAGTATCTATTGCCTTTCGTATGCATCAAAGCTATTAACAATGAGTCGTCTTTTCGGTGGAAAACTATGTTGAAAAGCGCTATGAAGTATGGAAAGAATGAAGTGCTAACTCGCATAGATATACCGTTTTATAAGCGGAAAGGTTATGAACATACTTATTTGGGACCTTCTGTTTATAACTCTGTTAAATACGCTTTCCGTTATCGCGACCAGCTCTATGCAGGTCTCGTTGCGGAGAAGGATGCCGGTGAACCCTTCCTTGCTCTGCACAATCGTCAAGGATATGATTATTATTCCTTTTATCTCTTATTCAAAGACTGTGGGCGGTTAAAAACATTGGCTGTTGGTAACTATCGGTTAAGTTTCGGACAGGGGCTGGTGATCAGCACGGATTACTTACTGGGAAAGACCGTATATGCTTCTTCTTTCAACACCCGCAGCGGAGGAATCAGAAAACATTCTTCTACTGACGAGACTAATTATTTTCGGGGAGCGGCGGCAACCGTAAGCATTACAAAACAATGGAGTGTGTCCGGCTTTTACTCACACCGTTCGCTGGACGGTGTGCTGACCGATGGCGAAATAACTTCTATCTATAAAACCGGACTACACCGCAGCCAGAAAGAAGCCGATAAGAAGAACGTATTCACCATGCAGCTGACCGGTGGAAACGTGAGTTATCAACAGAACCGTATCCGGCTGGGTATCACCGGTATTTACTATGTTTTCAACCGACCTTATGAACCGCAATTAACAGGTTATTCTCAATACAACATTCATGGAAATCAGTTCTACAATTTAGGAATAGACTATGCCTACCGCTGGCATCGTTTTTCTTTCCAAGGAGAGACAGCTATGGGAAAACAAGGCAGTGCTACTTTGAACCGCTTCCAATATTCACCGGTGGAAGGAACTCAGTTGATGATCGTACAACGATACTATTCATATAATTATTGGGCCATGTTCGCCCATTCTTTTGGAGAAGGAAGTGCGGTTCAAAACGAACAGGGATATTATCTGGGGGTGGAAACTTCCCCTTTCCGCTATTGGCACATCCTTGCTTCCTTCGATCTGTTTTCTTTCCCGTGGAAGAAATACCGGATCAGCAAACCTTCCCGGGGTATGGACGGATTGCTTCAGGCTACGTTTACTCCGCACAATAATTTGACAATGTACTTAAAATATCGTTATAAACAGAAAGAGCGTGACTTGACAGGTAGCAAAGAAAACCTAACGCTTCCTATTTTTCATCACCAACTTCGATATCGTTTGAACTATTTTTATGGAGATGTGTTTAGCTGTCGTACAACTTTAGATTACAACCATTTTCATTCTCAAGACAGGGCTGCTAGTAAAGGATATCAAGTTACACAAATGATGTCCTCCCAACTGCCTTGGACCAGGCTGTTTGCTGACGTTCAAGGCAGTTATTTTTCTACAGACGATTATGATTCGCGGGTATATGTATCAGAGAAGGGATTGCTTTATACATTTTACACTCCCTCCTTTCAAGGTCGTGGATTTCGCTGTGCCGTCCGTCTGAGATATGAGCCGAATGAACATTGGATGTTTATAACTAAGTTCGGAGAAACCGTTTATCTCGACCGGAATGAAATAGGTTCCGGCAACGATTTAATCCTTGGAAATAAAAAAGCTGACGTACAAATGCAACTCCGTATTAAGTTTTAA
- the nadA gene encoding quinolinate synthase NadA, translating to MNNLIKAINELKKEKNAIILGHYYQKGEIQDIADYVGDSLALAQLAAKTEADIIVMCGVHFMGETAKVLCPDKKVLVPDMEAGCSLADSCPADQFAQFVKEHPGHTVISYVNTTAAVKAVTDVVVTSTNARQIVESFPKDEKIIFGPDRNLGNYINSVTNRNMLLWDGACHVHEQFSVEKIVELKTQHPEALVLAHPECKSTVLKLADVVGSTAALLKYAVNHPENTYIVATESGILHEMQKKCPQTTFIPAPPNDSTCGCNECSFMRLNTLEKLYECLKNESPEITVDPEIAEKAVRPIQRMLEISAKLGL from the coding sequence ATGAATAATCTCATAAAGGCTATTAATGAGCTGAAGAAAGAAAAGAATGCAATCATTCTGGGGCACTACTACCAGAAGGGTGAAATACAAGATATCGCCGATTACGTTGGCGACAGTCTGGCGTTGGCTCAACTGGCTGCCAAAACGGAGGCGGACATCATTGTGATGTGCGGCGTTCACTTTATGGGTGAGACAGCGAAGGTGCTTTGTCCGGATAAGAAAGTGCTGGTGCCCGACATGGAAGCGGGTTGTTCGCTGGCGGACAGTTGTCCGGCGGATCAGTTTGCGCAGTTTGTCAAAGAGCATCCGGGGCACACCGTTATTTCGTACGTGAACACGACAGCTGCCGTGAAGGCGGTAACGGATGTGGTGGTGACTTCCACTAATGCCCGGCAGATCGTGGAAAGTTTTCCCAAAGATGAGAAAATAATCTTTGGTCCGGACCGGAATCTGGGAAATTATATCAACTCAGTTACGAACAGGAATATGCTGCTTTGGGACGGAGCCTGTCATGTGCACGAACAGTTCTCGGTGGAAAAGATCGTGGAATTGAAAACGCAGCATCCGGAAGCATTGGTGCTGGCACATCCCGAATGCAAAAGTACGGTGCTGAAACTGGCAGATGTGGTAGGGTCTACAGCTGCACTGCTGAAGTATGCGGTGAACCACCCGGAGAATACGTATATCGTGGCTACCGAATCGGGTATCTTGCATGAGATGCAGAAGAAGTGTCCGCAGACAACGTTTATCCCCGCTCCTCCGAACGATAGCACCTGTGGATGTAACGAGTGTAGCTTTATGCGGTTGAATACGTTAGAGAAGCTCTATGAGTGTCTGAAGAATGAGTCACCGGAGATTACTGTAGATCCCGAAATAGCGGAGAAGGCAGTGAGGCCTATTCAGCGGATGCTGGAGATTTCGGCGAAGCTGGGATTATGA